A genomic segment from Gossypium hirsutum isolate 1008001.06 chromosome D04, Gossypium_hirsutum_v2.1, whole genome shotgun sequence encodes:
- the LOC121216247 gene encoding probable protein phosphatase 2C 33 isoform X2: MGTMMLLHSLLNKARKNFGSRTDTVFCGVFDGHGPYGHMVAKRVRDHLPLKLNAHWEVSKSGEDALREINLNTAGSMNSEQTSFLTADEESRASVDLEETEKYPEIFQTLKESFLKAFKVMDRDLRTHASIDCFCSGTTAVTLVKQGPHIVIGNVGDSRAVLGTRDKDNSLIAVQLTVDLKPNLPAEAERIQKYKGRVFALKDEPEVARVWLPNSNAPGLAMARAFGDFCLKDFGLISVPEISYWHVSEKDEFIVLATDGIWDVLSNKEVVDIVASCRARTSAARALVETAVRAWRYKYPTSKVDDCAVVCLFFDSTSNNLSTVSNANAKVQPVSMDQVENGNEKDNNINVLTSVDRSGTVGSGKVVPGGNEDLDLDVDVDLDCSKEEEMNSEIGTDWSALEGVSRVNTLFNLPRFDPGK, from the exons ATGGGTACAATGATGTTGCTTCACTCTTTACTCAACAAGGCAAGAAAG AATTTTGGTTCAAGAACAGATACTGTTTTCTGTGGCGTTTTTGATGGTCATGGTCCCTATGGTCATATGGTAGCTAAGAGAGTGAGAGACCATCTTCCGTTAAAACTGAATGCTCATTGGGAAGTTAGTAAATCTGGTGAGGATGCTCTCAGAGAGATCAATTTGAACACTGCAGGAAGCATGAACAGTGAGCAGACCTCATTTTTAACAGCTGATGAGGAATCTAGGGCATCTGTAGATCTCGAGGAAACAGAAAAGTACCCAGAGATCTTTCAGACACTTAAAGAGTCTTTTCTGAAGGCTTTCAAAGTAATGGATAGGGATCTTAGAACACATGCCAGTATTGATTGCTTCTGCAGTGGGACGACAGCTGTAACTTTGGTGAAGCAG GGTCCACATATTGTCATTGGAAATGTTGGGGACTCCAGAGCTGTTTTAGGTACAAGGGACAAAGACAATTCACTTATTGCAGTTCAGTTGACTGTTGATCTTAAACCAAATCTTCCAG CGGAGGCAGAgagaattcaaaaatataaaggtCGTGTCTTTGCTCTTAAAGATGAACCTGAGGTTGCCCGAGTTTGGCTACCAAACAGTAATGCACCTGGCCTTGCCATGGCAAGGGCTTTTGGAGATTTTTGCCTCAAGGATTTTGGTCTCATCTCTGTGCCTGAAATATCTTATTGGCACGTGTCAGAGAAGGATGAATTTATCGTCTTGGCCACTGATGGG ATTTGGGATGTGCTTTCAAACAAAGAAGTAGTAGATATTGTAGCATCTTGTCGAGCTCGCACATCTGCCGCACGAGCTTTGGTTGAGACAGCTGTTAGAGCTTGGAGATACAAGTACCCAACTTCAAAAGTTGATGATTGTGCTGTTGTTTGCCTATTCTTTGATTCAACCTCAAACAACCTATCTACTGTTTCCAATGCTAATGCCAAAGTGCAGCCAGTTTCAATGGACCAAGTTGAGAATGGGAATGAGAAAGACAATAATATCAATGTCTTAACCAGTGTGGACCGGTCTGGGACTGTTGGAAGTGGAAAAGTTGTTCCAGGAGGGAATGAAGATTTAGATTTAGATGTAGATGTAGATTTAGACTGCTCAAAGGAGGAGGAAATGAATTCAGAAATAGGAACAGATTGGTCAGCCCTTGAAGGAGTATCTCGTGTCAATACCCTTTTCAATCTCCCAAGGTTCGATCCTGGAAAGTAA
- the LOC107960874 gene encoding LOW QUALITY PROTEIN: aspartic proteinase 36 (The sequence of the model RefSeq protein was modified relative to this genomic sequence to represent the inferred CDS: inserted 1 base in 1 codon) — protein sequence MMDLRRLALVVVTVAVTVVGEFGCGCFGNVLTLNVLRKFAGHGKNLSALRAHDIRRHGRLLSTIGVDLPLGGNGHPSETGLYFAKIGLGNPSKDYYVQVDTGSDILWVNCAGCDKCPTKSDLGLGLTLYDPKKSSTSSLVYCDQDFCTSTYDGPLPGCKSNLQCQYNVVYGDGSSTAGYFVKDNMKLEQVTGNLQSRSTNGTVVFGCGARQSGELGSSSEALDGILGFGQANSSIISQLAASGKVKXSFAHCLDNIEGGGIFAIGEVVSPKVKRTPMVQNQAHYNIVMKDIEVGGDLLRLPSDIFDSGDQKGTIVDSGTTLAYLPSSIYEPLMTKILSQQPALNLHTVEDQFTCFQFAGSVDSGFPVVKFHFEDSLVLTVFPHEYTFQIREDIWCFGWQNSGVQSKDGKDMILLGDLVLSNKLVIYDIENQNIGWTEYNCSSSIKVKDESSGAVYSVGAHDIGSASSLRIGGILTLLSIIIALLHSSIA from the exons ATGATGGATCTAAGGAGATTAGCGTTGGTGGTTGTGACTGTTGCGGTGACGGTGGTGGGTGAATTCGGTTGTGGTTGTTTTGGGAACGTGTTGACTTTAAATGTGTTACGTAAATTTGCAGGCCACGGAAAGAATTTAAGTGCATTGAGAGCTCATGATATCCGTCGTCATGGTAGGCTTCTCTCTACTATCGGTGTGGATCTCCCTTTAGGTGGCAATGGTCATCCTTCTGAAACTGG GCTTTATTTTGCTAAAATTGGATTAGGAAATCCATCAAAGGACTATTATGTGCAAGTTGATACTGGAAGTGACATTCTATGGGTGAATTGTGCTGGTTGTGACAAGTGCCCCACAAAAAGTGACCTCGGT CTAGGATTAACATTATATGATCCAAAGAAGTCCTCCACTTCAAGCCTGGTTTATTGTGATCAAGATTTTTGTACTTCGACATATGATGGTCCACTCCCTGGTTGCAAGTCCAATCTTCAGTGCCAATATAATGTTGTTTATGGTGATGGAAGCTCAACAGCTGGATACTTTGTAAAGGACAATATGAAACTGGAGCAGGTGACTGGTAACCTTCAAAGTAGATCTACAAATGGGACTGTTGTATTCGG GTGCGGTGCTAGACAATCTGGGGAATTAGGATCATCAAGTGAAGCACTAGATGGGATACTAGGATTTGGACAAGCAAATTCTTCTATAATTTCACAACTGGCTGCATCTGGGAAAGTAA AATCGTTTGCACACTGTTTGGATAATATAGAGGGAGGTGGAATCTTTGCGATTGGTGAAGTGGTATCTCCGAAAGTCAAAAGGACACCTATGGTTCAAAACCA GGCACATTACAATATTGTAATGAAGGATATTGAGGTCGGTGGTGATCTACTGCGACTTCCAAGTGATATTTTTGATAGTGGAGATCAAAAGGGAACAATAGTGGATAGTGGTACAACCTTAGCATATCTTCCATCATCAATTTATGAACCACTAATGACAAAG ATTCTCTCCCAGCAACCTGCATTGAACTTGCATACTGTAGAagaccaatttacatgttttcAGTTTGCGGGAAG TGTTGATAGTGGATTTCCAGTCGTAAAGTTCCATTTTGAAGATTCCCTTGTTTTAACGGTTTTTCCCCATGAGTATACATTCCAAATTCGT GAAGATATTTGGTGTTTTGGTTGGCAGAACAGTGGAGTGCAATCTAAAGATGGCAAAGATATGATTCTTTTGGGAG ATTTGGTGCTTTCAAATAAGTTGGTTATATATGATATAGAAAATCAGAACATTGGATGGACTGAATACAATT GCTCTTCGAGCATCAAAGTGAAGGATGAAAGTTCGGGGGCAGTGTATTCGGTTGGTGCCCATGATATTGGTTCAGCTTCCAGTTTGAGAATTGGAGGAATTCTAACATTATTGTCCATAATAATTGCTTTACTCCACAGTTCTATAGCTTAG
- the LOC121216247 gene encoding probable protein phosphatase 2C 33 isoform X1 yields the protein MGSCLSAESRSPRPGSPSSPHLANMKRRNSRKVLGSRNSSFDYRKEEPLHRIPGRLFLNGYNDVASLFTQQGKKGTNQDAMIIWENFGSRTDTVFCGVFDGHGPYGHMVAKRVRDHLPLKLNAHWEVSKSGEDALREINLNTAGSMNSEQTSFLTADEESRASVDLEETEKYPEIFQTLKESFLKAFKVMDRDLRTHASIDCFCSGTTAVTLVKQGPHIVIGNVGDSRAVLGTRDKDNSLIAVQLTVDLKPNLPAEAERIQKYKGRVFALKDEPEVARVWLPNSNAPGLAMARAFGDFCLKDFGLISVPEISYWHVSEKDEFIVLATDGIWDVLSNKEVVDIVASCRARTSAARALVETAVRAWRYKYPTSKVDDCAVVCLFFDSTSNNLSTVSNANAKVQPVSMDQVENGNEKDNNINVLTSVDRSGTVGSGKVVPGGNEDLDLDVDVDLDCSKEEEMNSEIGTDWSALEGVSRVNTLFNLPRFDPGK from the exons ATGGGGTCCTGCTTATCTGCTGAAAGCAGGAGCCCTCGCCCTGGTTCACCTTCGTCCCCTCATCTGGCGAATATGAAGAGGAGGAACTCAAGGAAGGTATTAGGGTCTCGGAATTCTTCCTTTGACTACCGGAAGGAAGAACCGTTGCATAGAATTCCAGGGCGGTTGTTCTTGAATGGGTACAATGATGTTGCTTCACTCTTTACTCAACAAGGCAAGAAAGGTACCAACCAGGATGCCATGATTATTTGGGAG AATTTTGGTTCAAGAACAGATACTGTTTTCTGTGGCGTTTTTGATGGTCATGGTCCCTATGGTCATATGGTAGCTAAGAGAGTGAGAGACCATCTTCCGTTAAAACTGAATGCTCATTGGGAAGTTAGTAAATCTGGTGAGGATGCTCTCAGAGAGATCAATTTGAACACTGCAGGAAGCATGAACAGTGAGCAGACCTCATTTTTAACAGCTGATGAGGAATCTAGGGCATCTGTAGATCTCGAGGAAACAGAAAAGTACCCAGAGATCTTTCAGACACTTAAAGAGTCTTTTCTGAAGGCTTTCAAAGTAATGGATAGGGATCTTAGAACACATGCCAGTATTGATTGCTTCTGCAGTGGGACGACAGCTGTAACTTTGGTGAAGCAG GGTCCACATATTGTCATTGGAAATGTTGGGGACTCCAGAGCTGTTTTAGGTACAAGGGACAAAGACAATTCACTTATTGCAGTTCAGTTGACTGTTGATCTTAAACCAAATCTTCCAG CGGAGGCAGAgagaattcaaaaatataaaggtCGTGTCTTTGCTCTTAAAGATGAACCTGAGGTTGCCCGAGTTTGGCTACCAAACAGTAATGCACCTGGCCTTGCCATGGCAAGGGCTTTTGGAGATTTTTGCCTCAAGGATTTTGGTCTCATCTCTGTGCCTGAAATATCTTATTGGCACGTGTCAGAGAAGGATGAATTTATCGTCTTGGCCACTGATGGG ATTTGGGATGTGCTTTCAAACAAAGAAGTAGTAGATATTGTAGCATCTTGTCGAGCTCGCACATCTGCCGCACGAGCTTTGGTTGAGACAGCTGTTAGAGCTTGGAGATACAAGTACCCAACTTCAAAAGTTGATGATTGTGCTGTTGTTTGCCTATTCTTTGATTCAACCTCAAACAACCTATCTACTGTTTCCAATGCTAATGCCAAAGTGCAGCCAGTTTCAATGGACCAAGTTGAGAATGGGAATGAGAAAGACAATAATATCAATGTCTTAACCAGTGTGGACCGGTCTGGGACTGTTGGAAGTGGAAAAGTTGTTCCAGGAGGGAATGAAGATTTAGATTTAGATGTAGATGTAGATTTAGACTGCTCAAAGGAGGAGGAAATGAATTCAGAAATAGGAACAGATTGGTCAGCCCTTGAAGGAGTATCTCGTGTCAATACCCTTTTCAATCTCCCAAGGTTCGATCCTGGAAAGTAA